One Antennarius striatus isolate MH-2024 chromosome 17, ASM4005453v1, whole genome shotgun sequence genomic window carries:
- the gchfr gene encoding GTP cyclohydrolase 1 feedback regulatory protein produces the protein MPYMLISTQIRLENGPTNVGDQYSDPAIMNYLGARKRTILGNNFSEYHVDDPPRLVLDKLEKIGFQVKTMTGVGQTLVWCLYKEAE, from the exons ATGCCTTACATGCTCATCAGTACGCAGATACGGCTG GAGAATGGGCCCACAAATGTTGGAGATCAGTACTCGGATCCGGCCATCATGAATTACCTGGGAGCAAGGAAAAGAACCATACTGGGAAACAATTT TTCTGAGTACCATGTGGACGACCCACCTCGACTGGTGTTGGACAAGCTGGAGAAGATTGGCTTCCAGGTGAAGACGATGACGGGGGTTGGACAGACACTGGTGTGGTGCCTCTATAAGGAGGCGGAGTGA